The following coding sequences lie in one Maniola jurtina chromosome 11, ilManJurt1.1, whole genome shotgun sequence genomic window:
- the LOC123869298 gene encoding DNA ligase 1-like — protein sequence MDVKTITAENLIECWKEIFPDVLLVAEDMKKPHALMSALFLLFDRLGIDKDAILAPPPEEERNENLYFYWDLLPVINTTRAFNHITQFAFTNTITQLLQPTHATSHTMLLLLFNLMLFREERMADIAPYEEELFSKTDKVRMLTDKKNNCLELLNKQFAEKAERAGRLKNIDREIKQYEEELKQEKEEEDKDKQELEALQKEYRQMHILLEQKKGLRDSLVTEVDKKRALRVYDAEDIKAQVEQATQNVQDAEEKLNMLQATLMQKETSLKNLQSIKPNLDSANVLLYDIINLTDSLRDCENEDTENKEDEQEKLNVELSELEAQFAELSAARVEAGRKRQEAGRKRQEERAQAKSDLRDAEEKDKKSAEKSIRDAQKVVELQELTEQYEKEKAAELDELASIKENFIHELESIDEAVLKKLAECKERIEAKIRKRHG from the exons ATGGATGTGAAAA CAATAACTGCGGAAAACCTGATAGAGTGCTGGAAGGAGATTTTTCCAGACGTCTTACTGGTAGCTGAAGACATGAAGAAGCCTCATGCTTTGATGAGTGCCCTGTTCCTGCTGTTTGACCGCTTGGGTATTGATAAAGATGCTATACTTGCG ccACCACCCGAAGAAGAAAGAAATGAAAACTTGTACTTCTACTGGGACCTGCTGCCAGTCATCAACACAACCCGAGCGTTCAACCACATCACCCAGTTTGCCTTCACCAACACCATCACCCAGCTGCTGCAGCCGACGCATGCCACCTCCCACACCATGCTGCTGCTGCTGTTCAACCTGATGCTGTTCAGGGAGGAGCGCATGGCTGACATTGCTCCTTATGAAGAGGAGCTGTTCTCCAAAACTGATAAG GTCAGAATGttgacagacaaaaaaaataactgCTTGGAATTGCTCAACAAACAGTTTGCAGAAAAAGCTGAAAGAGCAGGGAGACTTAAAAAT ATAGACcgtgaaataaaacaatatgaAGAAGAACTCAAACaagagaaagaagaagaagacaaaGACAAGCAGGAACTAGAAGCTCTACAAAAAGAGTACCGCCAAATGCACATCTTACTTGAGCAGAAGAAGGGACTTCGGGACTCGTTGGTCACAGAAGTGGACAAGAAACGCGCCTTGAGAGTGTACGATGCTGAGGACATCAAGGCGCAG GTGGAGCAAGCGACACAAAACGTTCAGGACGCTGAAGAGAAGCTGAATATGCTGCAGGCGACGCTGATGCAGAAGGAAACCAGTTTGAAGAATCTGCAGTCCATCAAACCCAACCTGGACAGCGCTAACGTCTTGCTGTATGATATCATCAATCTGACTGACAGCTTGAG GGACTGCGAGAACGAAGATACAGAGAACAAAGAGGATGAGCAAGAGAAACTGAATGTGGAGCTCAGTGAGCTTGAAGCTCAGTTCGCGGAGCTAAGCGCCGCGCGAGTGGAGGCAGGTAGAAAGCGCCAGGAGGCCGGTCGTAAGCGCCAGGAGGAGCGCGCCCAGGCAAAGAG TGACCTACGTGATGCCGAAGAAAAGGATAAGAAAAGCGCAGAGAAATCCATAAGGGATGCGCAAAAAGTGGTGGAACTCCAAGAGTTGACAGAACAGtatgaaaaagaaaaagcgGCCGAACTCGACGAACTGGCCAGCATTAAAGAAAATTTCATTCACGAA ttggaATCAATCGACGAAGCTGTTTTGAAGAAGCTAGCAGAGTGCAAGGAGAGAATTGAAGCGAAAATACGTAAACGCCATGGTTGA